A stretch of the Bacillus anthracis str. Vollum genome encodes the following:
- a CDS encoding yteA family sporulation protein, producing MLTPQQINQFKSVLEKQKQELEQTIQTHENEDRASERESVGELSSYDNHPADMATELYERQKDFGLIELWHKQLEDTKHALQKIEAGTYGICEVSGEEIPFERLEAMPTATTCIQHTTNKLNMETRPVEEEVLSPSFHKHDEDHSVEYDAEVAWQDVANYGTSETPSDLERQDSKNYNGMYVNSEENVGYVEDFENFIGTDMYGKNPQVFATEEHEEYEQMLDDFEERTFKGELSSNESSSKE from the coding sequence TACAAACACATGAAAATGAAGATCGTGCATCTGAACGCGAATCTGTTGGAGAATTGTCTAGCTATGACAATCACCCCGCTGATATGGCTACTGAATTATATGAGCGTCAAAAGGACTTCGGACTTATTGAGCTTTGGCATAAACAGCTAGAAGATACGAAACATGCCCTGCAAAAAATAGAAGCGGGTACGTACGGCATTTGCGAAGTGTCTGGCGAAGAAATTCCATTTGAAAGATTAGAAGCAATGCCGACTGCTACAACATGCATACAGCACACGACAAACAAATTAAATATGGAAACGCGACCAGTTGAGGAAGAAGTATTATCCCCTTCTTTTCATAAGCACGATGAAGATCATTCTGTTGAGTACGATGCAGAAGTTGCGTGGCAAGATGTTGCCAATTATGGAACGTCTGAAACGCCGTCTGATTTAGAAAGACAAGATTCAAAAAACTACAATGGCATGTACGTAAATAGCGAAGAGAATGTAGGCTACGTAGAGGATTTTGAAAACTTTATCGGTACAGATATGTATGGGAAAAATCCGCAAGTTTTCGCTACGGAAGAGCATGAAGAATATGAACAAATGCTTGATGACTTTGAAGAGCGTACGTTTAAGGGCGAATTATCTTCAAATGAGTCGAGTTCCAAAGAATAA
- the cspD gene encoding cold-shock protein CspD — protein MQTGKVKWFNSEKGFGFIEVEGGDDVFVHFSAIQGDGFKTLEEGQEVSFEIVEGNRGPQAANVTKN, from the coding sequence ATGCAAACAGGTAAAGTTAAATGGTTTAACAGCGAAAAAGGTTTCGGTTTCATCGAAGTTGAAGGTGGAGACGATGTATTCGTTCACTTCTCAGCTATCCAAGGTGACGGATTCAAAACTTTAGAAGAAGGTCAAGAAGTTTCTTTCGAAATCGTTGAAGGTAACCGTGGACCACAAGCTGCTAACGTTACAAAAAACTAA